From a region of the Mauremys mutica isolate MM-2020 ecotype Southern chromosome 12, ASM2049712v1, whole genome shotgun sequence genome:
- the LOC123344880 gene encoding tubulin beta chain, with product MREIVHIQAGQCGNQIGAKFWEVISDEHGIDPTGTYHGDSDLQLDRISVYYNEATGGKYVPRAILVDLEPGTMDSVRSGPFGQIFRPDNFVFGQSGAGNNWAKGHYTEGAELVDSVLDVVRKEAESCDCLQGFQLTHSLGGGTGSGMGTLLISKIREEYPDRIMNTFSVVPSPKVSDTVVEPYNATLSVHQLVENTDETYCIDNEALYDICFRTLKLTTPTYGDLNHLVSATMSGVTTCLRFPGQLNADLRKLAVNMVPFPRLHFFMPGFAPLTSRGSQQYRALTVPELTQQVFDAKNMMAACDPRHGRYLTVAAVFRGRMSMKEVDEQMLNVQNKNSSYFVEWIPNNVKTAVCDIPPRGLKMAVTFIGNSTAIQELFKRISEQFTAMFRRKAFLHWYTGEGMDEMEFTEAESNMNDLVSEYQQYQDATAEEEEDFGEEAEEEA from the exons TTCTGGGAGGTGATCAGTGATGAACACGGCATCGACCCCACCGGCACCTACCACGGCGACAGCGACCTGCAGCTCGACCGCATCAGCGTCTATTACAACGAGGCCACAG GTGGTAAATATGTCCCTCGCGCCATCTTGGTCGATTTGGAACCAGGCACCATGGACTCCGTCCGTTCCGGTCCCTTCGGCCAGATCTTTCGACCAGACAACTTCGTCTTCG GCCAGAGCGGAGCTGGTAACAACTGGGCCAAGGGGCACTACACGGAGGGGGCCGAGCTGGTGGACTCGGTGCTGGACGTGGTGAGGAAGGAGGCGGAGAGCTGCGACTGCCTGCAGGGCTTCCAGCTGACCCACTCGCTGGGCGGCGGCACCGGCTCGGGCATGGGCACGCTGCTGATAAGCAAGATCCGGGAGGAGTACCCCGACCGCATCATGAACACCTTCAGCGTGGTGCCGTCGCCCAAGGTCTCGGACACGGTGGTGGAGCCCTACAACGCCACCCTGTCCGTCCACCAGCTGGTGGAGAACACGGACGAGACCTACTGCATCGACAACGAGGCCCTGTACGACATCTGCTTCCGCACCCTCAAGCTCACCACCCCCACCTACGGCGACCTCAACCACCTGGTCTCGGCCACCATGAGCGGCGTCACCACCTGCCTCCGTTTCCCCGGACAGCTCAATGCTGATCTCCGCAAACTGGCCGTCAACATGGTGCCCTTCCCTCGTCTCCACTTCTTCATGCCCGGCTTTGCCCCCTTGACCAGCCGCGGCAGCCAGCAGTACCGGGCCTTGACCGTGCCAGAGCTGACCCAACAGGTCTTCGACGCTAAGAACATGATGGCGGCCTGCGACCCCCGCCACGGGCGCTACCTGACGGTGGCGGCCGTCTTCCGCGGCCGCATGTCCATGAAGGAGGTGGACGAGCAGATGCTGAACGTGCAGAACAAGAACAGCAGCTACTTCGTGGAGTGGATCCCCAACAACGTCAAGACGGCCGTGTGCGACATCCCGCCCCGCGGGCTCAAGATGGCCGTCACTTTCATCGGCAACAGCACGGCCATCCAGGAGCTCTTCAAGCGCATCTCGGAGCAGTTCACCGCCATGTTCCGCCGCAAGGCTTTCCTCCACTGGTACACGGGCGAGGGCATGGACGAGATGGAGTTCACCGAGGCGGAGAGCAACATGAACGACTTGGTGTCCGAGTACCAGCAGTACCAGGATGCCACGGCCGAGGAGGAAGAGGACTTCGGGGAAGAGGCTGAAGAAGAAGCTTGA
- the LOC123344922 gene encoding radiation-inducible immediate-early gene IEX-1-like: MNALYGATSMCLACEPRMPALPRAEPPSRGTGPQYFTFDPLPAVSQTPPRRNPTRGRKRLRKVLYPPVVKRYYPAKERSQAKRLLFILLTILFYQVYNADEDLALGPEQGVPDRSVESGGSRCETPLSEVLPTPLEVPEVANATSSHGAREAAESTMEISQFLEQNPAAF; the protein is encoded by the exons ATGAACGCGCTGTACGGTGCCACCAGCATGTGCTTAGCCTGCGAGCCCCGGATGCCCGCCCTGCCCAGAGCCGAGCCCCCCAGCAGGGGCACTGGGCCCCAGTACTTCACCTTCGACCCCCTGCCCGCGGTGAGCCAGACCCCGCCCCGCAGGAACCCGACCCGGGGCAGGAAGCGGCTGCGCAAAGTGCTCTACCCCCCCGTG GTGAAACGCTACTATCCGGCCAAGGAACGCAGCCAGGCCAAACGTCTGCTCTTCATCCTCCTCACCATCCTCTTCTACCAAGTCTATAACGCAGACGAAGACCTGGCCCTGGGGCCGGAGCAGGGGGTCCCCGACCGCTCTGTGGAGAGCGGGGGCTCCCGCTGCGAGACCCCCCTCTCAGAAGTGCTCCCGACGCCCCTGGAGGTCCCAGAGGTGGCCAACGCTACCAGTTCGCACGGGGCCCGCGAGGCTGCCGAATCCACCATGGAAATCAGCCAGTTCCTGGAGCAGAATCCAGCCGCTTTCTGA
- the LOC123344885 gene encoding flotillin-1-like, translating to MFFTCGPNEAMVVSGFCRSPPVMVAGGRVFVLPCIQQIQRISLNTLTLNVKSEKVYTRHGVPISVTGIAQVKIQGQNKEMLAAACQMFLGKSESEITHIALETLEGHQRAIMAHMTVEEIYKDRKKFSEQVFKVASSDLVNMGISVVSYTLKDIHDDQDYLHSLGKARTAQVQKDARMGEAEAKRDAGIKEAKAKQEKLSAQYLSEIEMAKAQRDYELKKATYDIEVNTRKAESDLAYQLQVAKTKQKIEEQKMQVLVVERTQQIQLQEQEIIRKEHELEATVKKPAEAERYRLEKLAEAQRCQLIMQAEAEAESLRVKGEAQAFAIEAKARADAEQMAKKAEAFRQYQDAAMVDMLLEKLPQVAEEISKPLSSVKKITMVSSGNDGVGAAKMTGEVLEIMSKLPDTVEKLTGISISQMTQKKPGRMS from the exons ATGTTCTTCACGTGTGGCCCCAATGAGGCCATGGTGGTCTCAG gctTCTGCCGCAGCCCCCCAGTGATGGTGGCAGGGGGCCGGGTCTTCGTCCTCCCCTGCATCCAGCAGATCCAGAG GATCTCCTTGAACACGCTGACCCTGAACGTGAAAAGCGAGAAGGTTTATACCCGGCACGGGGTCCCCATCTCTGTCACCGGCATCGCCCAG GTGAAGATCCAGGGCCAGAACAAGGAGATGCTGGCGGCCGCCTGCCAGATGTTCCTCGGCAAGTCGGAGAGCGAGATCACCCACATCGCGCTGGAGACGCTGGAGGGGCATCAGCGGGCCATCATGGCCCACATGactgtggag gaAATCTACAAGGATCGGAAGAAGTTCTCGGAGCAGGTTTTTAAAGTGGCCTCTTCAGACCTGGTCAACATGGGCATCAGCGTGGTGAGCTACACGCTCAAGGACATTCACGACGACCAG GATTATCTGCACTCGCTGGGGAAAGCCAGGACCGCCCAGGTGCAGAAAGATGCCCGGATGGGAGAAGCTGAGGCCAAGAGAGATGCCGGCATCAAG GAGGCCAAGGCgaagcaggagaagctctctgcCCAGTACTTAAGCGAGATCGAGATGGCCAAGGCGCAGCGGGACTACGAGCTGAAGAAAGCCACCTACGACATCGAGGTGAACACCCGCAAGGCCGAGTCCGACCTGGCCTATCAGCTGCAG GTGGCCAAGACCAAGCAGAAGATCGAGGAGCAGAAGATGCAGGTGCTGGTGGTGGAGCGGACCCAGCAGATCCAGCTGCAGGAGCAGGAAATCATCCGCAAGGAGCACGAGCTGGAGGCCACGGTCAAGAAGCCGGCCGAGGCCGAGCGCTACCGGCTGGAGAAGCTGGCGGAGGCCCAGAG gtgccagctcatCATGCAGGCGGAGGCTGAAGCAGAGTCCCTCAGA GTGAAGGGGGAGGCGCAGGCGTTCGCCATTGAGGCCAAGGCGCGGGCGGACGCCGAGCAGATGGCCAAGAAGGCGGAGGCGTTCCGGCAGTACCAGGACGCCGCCATGGTCGACATGCTGCTGGAGAAGCTGCCCCAG gtggcGGAGGAGATCAGCAAGCCGCTGAGCTCGGTGAAGAAGATCACCATGGTGTCGAGCGGCAACGACGGCGTCGGCGCCGCGAAGATGACGGGGGAGGTGCTGGAAATCATGAGCAAACTCCCCGACACTGTGGAGAAACTCACGGGCATCAGCATCTCCCAG ATGACTCAGAAGAAGCCAGGGCGAATGTCCTAG